A window from Podospora bellae-mahoneyi strain CBS 112042 chromosome 1 map unlocalized CBS112042p_1, whole genome shotgun sequence encodes these proteins:
- the NdufS2 gene encoding ndufs2, NADH ubiquinone oxidoreductase 49 kd subunit (EggNog:ENOG503NVGU; COG:C), whose amino-acid sequence MASLYRLAGRSAKRLCQRPSSPFLTTPAFPASRAFSASALRRAGEITWEGTRLTPTNPDFEAVADPYKHIIGAREEAPSKVPLDTENSVDDRKVRHYTVNFGPQHPAAHGVLRLILELSGEEIVRADPHVGLLHRGTEKLCEYKTYLQALPYFDRLDYVSMMTNEQCFSLAVEKLLNVEIPERAKFIRTLFGEITRILNHLMSVLSHAMDVGALTPFLWGFEEREKLMEFYERVSGARLHAAYVRPGGVHQDIPMGLLDDIYQWATQFGDRIDETEEMLTDNRIWINRLKGVGVVSAAEAINLSFTGVMLRGSGVPFDIRKSQPYDAYDQVEFDVPVGVNGDCYDRYLCRMEEFRQSLRIIHQCLNKMPAGPVRVEDYKISPPPRSAMKENMEALIHHFLLYTKGYAVPPGDTYSAIEAPKGEMGVYVVSDGSERPYRVHIRAPGFAHLGGFDHISKGHLLADAVAVIGTMDLVFGEVDR is encoded by the exons ATGGCGTCGCTGTACAGACTCGCCGGCCGCAGCGCCAAGCGCCTCTGTCAAAGGCCATCGTCgcccttcctcaccactcCGGCCTTCCCTGCTTCCCGCGCTTTCTCCGCGTCGGCCCTCCGAAGAGCTGGCGAGATCACCTGGGAGGGCACCCGCCTGACCCCTACCAACCCCGACTTCGAGGCCGTCGCCGACCCCTACAAGCACATCATCGGCGCCCGGGAGGAAGCCCCCTCAAAAGTCCCTCTCGACACCGAGAACTCGGTCGACGACCGCAAGGTCCGTCACTACACAGTCAACTTTGGTCCCCAGCATCCTGCCGCCCACGGCGTGTTGCGTTTGATTCTGGAGCTGTCTGGTGAGGAGATCGTCCGTGCCGATCCACACGTTGGTCTTTTGCACCGTGGTACCGAGAAGCTGTGCGAGTACAAGACATATCTCCAGGCCCTGCCTTACTTCGACCGTCTCGACTATGTTTCCATGATGACCAACGAGCAGTGCTTCTCGCTCGCTGTTGAGAAGCTGTTGAACGTCGAGATTCCCGAGCGCGCCAAGTTCATCCGCACCCTGTTTGGCGAGATCACCCGTATCTTGAACCACTTGATGTCCGTCTTGTCGCACGCCATGGATGTTGGCGCTCTTACACCTTTCTTGTGGGGTTtcgaggagagagaaaagctCATG GAATTCTATGAGCGCGTCTCTGGCGCCCGTCTCCACGCTGCCTATGTCCGCCCCGGCGGTGTCCACCAAGACATCCCCATGGGTCTCCTCGACGACATCTACCAATGGGCGACGCAGTTCGGCGACCGCATCGATGAAACTGAGGAAATGCTGACGGACAACCGCATCTGGATCAACCGTCTCAAGGGCGTCGGCGTCGTCTCGGCcgccgaggccatcaacctctccttcacGGGCGTCATGCTCCGCGGCTCCGGCGTCCCCTTTGACATCCGCAAGTCCCAGCCCTACGACGCCTACGACCAAGTCGAGTTCGACGTCCCTGTCGGTGTCAACGGCGACTGCTATGACCGCTACCTCTGCCGCATGGAGGAGTTCCGCCAGTCGCTGAGAATCATCCACCAGTGCCTCAACAAGATGCCTGCTGGTCCTGTGAGGGTGGAGGACTACAAGATCTCGCCTCCCCCCAGGAGCGCCATGAAGGAGAACATGGAGGCCTTGATTCACCACTTTTTGCTGTACACCAAGGGGTATGCGGTGCCGCCGGGAGATACCTACTCTGCGATTGAGGCGCCGAAGGGTGAGATGGGTGTTTATGTTGTGAGTGACGGGAGCGAGAGGCCCTACCGGGTGCACATTCGGGCGCCTGGGTTTGCGCACTTGGGTGGGTTTGATCACATTTCCAAGGGGCATTTGCTGGCTGATGCTGTGGCGGTGATTGGTACGATggatttggtgtttg GTGAGGTTGATCGGTAA
- the RPC40 gene encoding DNA-directed RNA polymerase core subunit rpc40 (BUSCO:EOG09263CLY; COG:K; EggNog:ENOG503NUTN) codes for MPHKPPTQEELEKRKIVGVNLETVTDVSSTDFPGHYPGEDHAWDIERFKRGFSVEFHQNDPHEASFSLIGIDASIANAFRRIMIADVPTLAIENVFVWNNTSVIQDEVLAHRLGLIPFTGGREGLTDFLKWYRKPANGDPAECKDFNTVALELNVKCEHNENADPNEADPTKLYHHAHVYAKDIVFKPIGRQVDYFSGEDIIRPVNPDILIAKLRPGQEINVQMHMHKGVGSDHAKFSPVATASYRIMPTITITQPILGRDAEKFQRCFPKGVIGLEKVTAEEAAQKGSGYEGHEGELKAVVVDPKSDTVSREALRHEEFKDKVKLGRRRDHFIYLVESTGQWKSDAIFLESVSHLKAKAKALEKQLVNMVR; via the exons ATGCCTCACAAACCGCCAACCcaggaggagctcgagaagcGCAAG ATCGTCGGCGTCAACCTCGAGACCGTAACCGATGTCTCTTCGACCGATTTCCCCGGCCACTACCCCGGCGAAGACCACGCCTGGGATATTGAGCGCTTCAAGCGCGGCTTCTCGGTCGAATTCCACCAAAACGACCCCCACGaagcctccttctccctcatcggcatcgacgcctccatcgccaacGCCTTCCGCCGCATCATGATCGCCGACGtgcccaccctcgccatcgaAAACGTCTTCGTCTGGAACAACACCTCGGTCATCCAAGATGAGGTTCTCGCCCACCGCCTGGGcctcatccccttcaccGGCGGCCGCGAAGGGCTCACCGACTTCCTTAAGTGGTATCGGAAGCCCGCCAACGGCGACCCGGCTGAATGCAAGGACTTCAACACCGTCGCGCTCGAGCTGAACGTCAAGTGCGAGCACAACGAGAACGCTGATCCGAACGAGGCGGATCCCACCAAGTTGTATCATCATGCGCATGTGTATGCAAAGGATATTGTGTTCAAGCCTATTGGTCGCCAGGTGGATTATTTCTCGGGCGAGGACATCATTCGGCCGGTGAACCCAGATATCCTAATTGCCAAGCTTCGTCCTGGGCAGGAGATCAATGTTCAGATGCACATGCACAAGGGTGTGGGATCGGATCATGCCAAGTTCTCACCTGTTGCTACCGCTTCGTACCGTATCATGcctaccatcaccatcactcaACCTATCCTCGGCCGGGATGCCGAAAAGTTCCAGAGATGCTTCCCTAAGGGCGTCATCGGACTTGAGAAGGTGACCGCAGAGGAGGCTGCCCAGAAGGGATCAGGGTATGAGGGCCACGAGGGAGAGCTAAAGGCTGTTGTGGTCGACCCAAAGAGCGACACCGTCAGTAGAGAAGCGCTTCGCCACGAGGAGTTCAAGGACAAGGTTAAGCTTGGCAGGAGACGGGATCATTTCATCTATCTCGTGGAAAGCACCGGGCAGTGGAAGAGCGATGCGATTTTCCTGGAGTCGGTGTCGCATTTGAAGGCCAAGGCGAAGGCGCTGGAGAAGCAGCTTGTCAACATGGTCAGGTAG
- a CDS encoding uncharacterized protein (EggNog:ENOG503P8N7): MCIREYIVYQCAHRSPPVLVTCPLTTEGHVNPVCDKRPDRAYYAETCCAACERCVHSRWVIIRENEHRWLHEHGACGCEVVFQGLLNTPRAIGVDGVESEEKDEKDGAPLAITDGSVGSRSSDPGLDAVKPAKSKKLKGKERDVISTGAVIPQGSSAPPLYRESITEDGAAHVQLRLKSLYAGEWRADHRILHETGKCNCRIVFGPFNPQISDEELTSEDWKLIQWWRDQEDAVEGQKTVARPRLGSSTSEAEVIAQRIKEIERVFGSFEVKPKEEGMSYPNKRAVKPPHGSAAIPQPTTTFAESSEQGYRRMGRRRGQHKSQSFFNRRNSQGEDLGKDRSQKSLLPREAGFSQGQTQYTIAQYASMAPSSTPATQQGWVYDPYSNQYVQTGNVAPQSTSYYPTASSSSYQQPQGYQASYPPQLQQLPQFANPAFATIASYTNTIPEGAYPWLQPHSESRTRSKAGGPYHVVGMDYSSFDDPSHVEHVGTPICGIPIGGGAHMPPWKDCVQRQSRPATPHELPTIVITVVEANPVGTIEYDYDQTLDSKSDMAYGAADGSAVDDNDDRNLLEVEVPRVPQRRHSAGAVL, translated from the coding sequence ATGTGTATCCGAGAGTACATCGTCTACCAGTGTGCCCACCGCTCGCCCCCGGTGTTGGTCACCTGCCCGTTGACGACAGAAGGGCATGTCAACCCTGTCTGTGACAAGCGCCCGGATAGGGCATACTATGCCGAGACCTGCTGCGCGGCCTGTGAGCGTTGCGTCCATTCTCGCTGGGTTATCATCAGAGAGAATGAGCACCGTTGGCTTCATGAGCATGGGGCTTGTGGCTGTGAAGTGGTATTCCAGGGCCTCTTGAACACTCCCCGGGCTATCGGGGTCGATGGCGTCGAGTCCGAAGAAAAAGATGAGAAGGATGGTGCTCCGCTGGCTATCACAGATGGCTCAGTTGGAAGCCGGTCCTCTGATCCCGGTCTTGACGCCGTCAAGCCGGCTAAATCAAAGAAGTTGAAGGGTAAGGAGAGAGATGTGATCAGTACTGGCGCTGTCATTCCCCAAGGCAGTTCTGCTCCCCCTCTCTATCGTGAGAGTATCACCGAGGACGGGGCAGCTCATGTTCAGCTTCGGCTGAAGAGTCTGTATGCCGGTGAATGGCGAGCTGATCACCGCATCCTTCACGAGACGGGCAAATGCAACTGCCGGATTGTTTTCGGGCCCTTCAATCCTCAGATTTCGGACGAGGAGTTGACTTCTGAAGACTGGAAGTTGATCCAGTGGTGGAGAGATCAGGAGGATGCTGTCGAGGGTCAGAAGACCGTGGCTAGACCTCGCCTGGGTAGTTCTACGTCCGAAGCTGAGGTCATCGCCCAGCGTatcaaggagattgagagggTGTTTGGCAGCTTCGAAGTCAAGCCTAAAGAGGAGGGTATGTCCTATCCTAACAAGCGCGCTGTGAAGCCCCCCCATGGCTCTGCCGCCATACCCCAACCTACCACGACCTTTGCCGAGTCCAGCGAGCAGGGATATcggcggatggggagaaggCGCGGGCAGCACAAGAGCCAGTCTTTTTTCAATCGACGGAActcccaaggagaagatctTGGAAAGGATAGAAGCCAAAAAAGCCTCTTGCCTCGCGAGGCTGGCTTCTCTCAAGGCCAAACGCAATATACCATTGCCCAGTACGCCTCCATGGCGCCTAGTTCGACTCCAGCTACACAGCAAGGTTGGGTCTATGACCCATATTCCAATCAATACGTTCAAACCGGCAATGTAGCTCCCCAGTCGACAAGCTACTATCCCACTGCTTCCAGTAGCAGTTACCAACAGCCTCAAGGCTACCAAGCCTCCTACCCGCCTCAGCTACAACAGCTGCCCCAGTTTGCCAACCCAGCCTTCGCAACAATTGCAAGCTACACCAACACGATCCCCGAAGGAGCCTACCCCTGGCTACAGCCTCACAGCGAGTCTCGGACCAGATCCAAAGCCGGCGGGCCCTACCACGTCGTAGGCATGGACTACTCCAGCTTCGACGACCCTTCCCACGTCGAACACGTCGGCACACCAATCTGCGGCATCcccatcggcggcggtgcccACATGCCCCCCTGGAAGGACTGTGTCCAGAGGCAGTCTCGCCCAGCTACTCCTCACGAGCTGCCCACCATTGTGATCACCGTGGTCGAAGCCAACCCAGTCGGCACCATCGAGTACGACTATGACCAAACCCTCGACTCCAAATCCGACATGGCCTACGGAGCCGCAGACGGGAGCGCcgtcgacgacaacgacgacagaAACCTCCTCGAGGTCGAAGTCCCCCGTGTCCCCCAGCGGAGACACTCTGCCGGAGCTGTTCTCTGA
- the uba3 gene encoding NEDD8 activating enzyme (COG:O; EggNog:ENOG503NU43): protein MSAGPAHPSSEPARWKYLDRIRTRPGPFTTPEMFSGETSAEAMDKMKILVIGAGGLGCELLKNLALSGFKNIHVIDMDTIDISNLNRQFLFRQSDVGKFKAEVAAAFVEKRVKGVKITPHNCKIQDFDEDFYMQFQIVVCGLDSIEARRWINATLVNMVDETVEDSYKPLIDGGTEGFKGQARVILPTITSCLECQLDMHAPRAAVPLCTLASIPRQPEHCIEWAHVIAWDKEKPFPQLDKDDPEHITWLYQKALLRAKEFNISGVTYSLTQGVVKNIIPAIAATNSVIAAACCNEALKIATNCAPYLGYPENNYMMYSGNDSIYTYTFKHEKKDDCPVCGVSARELAVDPKWTLQELVDSFAARPEAQLKKPSVRAEGKTLYMQSPPSLEEQTRPNLEKTLAEGLGLVDGQEIGVTDPAFATVSFKFRLKFT, encoded by the coding sequence ATGTCTGCCGGGCCggcccacccctcctctgAACCGGCAAGATGGAAGTATCTCGACAGAATACGCACCCGGCCAGggcccttcaccaccccggAGATGTTCAGCGGTGAAACGAGCGCAGAAGCCATGGACAAGATGAAGATCCTCGTTATCGGCGCCGGCGGTCTAGGCTGTGAGCTCCTCAAGAATCTCGCCCTCTCGGGCTTCAAAAACATCCATGTCATCGACATGGACACCATCGACatttccaacctcaaccgccaGTTCCTCTTCCGCCAGTCAGACGTCGGCAAGTTCAAAGCCGaagtcgccgccgccttcgtCGAGAAGCGCGTCAAAGGCGTCAAAATCACCCCACACAACTGCAAAATCCAAGACTTTGACGAGGATTTCTACATGCAATTCCAAATCGTCGTCTGTGGCCTCGACAGCATCGAAGCCCGCCGCTGGATCAACGCCACCCTCGTCAACATGGTCGACGAGACGGTAGAAGACAGCTACAAACCCCTCATTGACGGCGGCACCGAAGGCTTCAAAGGCCAAGCCCGCGTCATCCTcccaaccatcacctcctgcCTCGAATGCCAGCTCGACATGCATGCCCCCCGCGCCGCCGTCCCCCTCTGCACCCTCGCGAGCATCCCCCGTCAGCCAGAACACTGCATCGAATGGGCCCACGTCATCGCCTGGGACAAAGAGAAACCCTTCCcccagctcgacaaggacGACCCCGAGCACATCACTTGGCTCTACCAAaaagccctcctccgcgCAAAGGAATTCAACATCTCGGGCGTGACATACTCCCTCACCCAGGGCGTGGTAAAGAATATCATCCCGGCCATCGCGGCAACAAATTCGGTCATCGCCGCGGCCTGCTGCAACGAAGCCCTCAAAATCGCTACCAACTGCGCCCCTTATTTGGGCTACCCGGAGAATAACTACATGATGTACTCGGGCAACGACAGTATATACACGTACACGTTCAAGCACGAGAAAAAGGACGACTGTCCTGTTTGTGGTGTTTCGGCGAGGGAGTTGGCGGTTGACCCAAAGTGGACGCTGCAGGAGCTGGTGGACTCGTTTGCGGCGAGGCCGGAGGCTCAGCTGAAGAAGCCGAGTGTGAGGGCGGAGGGCAAGACGCTTTATATGCAGAGCCCGCCTAGTTTGGAGGAGCAAACGAGACCGAACTTGGAAAAGACGCTTGCGGAggggctggggttggtggatgggcAGGAGATTGGTGTTACGGATCCTGCTTTTGCTACGGTTTCGTTCAAGTTTAGGCTGAAGTTTACTTGA